GTGCCTAAAATTGTTTCTAACTCGGATCGTGAACGAGTATCAGCCGCAGTAAATAGGCAGAATTCAGAATTGGCAACTACCCACAGCCACTCTTTAACTCCCTTGACTGACCAAGGTGTTTCATCCACATGAATGTTAGGCTGCGTCTGTTTTAACCAACTACTTAACTCAGTGATGCTCGGTTCAATTGCCCCAGTTATTCGTTCATTGGTTGCAACTAACGTCCCCAGCCCAATATCGATTTGCCCCAGTTCCCACAACATTTCCTGCTGTTTTTCATAGGGCATATGTGCATAGTTATTTGCCCATCCTAAAAACGCCTGTAATTTCACCCCTAAATCTTGTCCTGGAATGATATCTTCTGGCCACTGGGCAGCTTGTACATTGCCACAACTCTCACACACGCAGGTTTGGCGTTGGTACTTAACTATTTCTATGGGATGTTCCACTAATTGCGCTACTGACTGTTTTTCTACTTTTAATGCAAGAGGAGCAAATGCTTTGTGACCACAACAGACACAGTTGCCAGGGCGTAAAATTTCATAACGAGCTACTCTGCCAAATCCCTTACGGGTTTTGCCTTGATGTCCTGGTTGCCCACCCGGTTTCTTCTTCGGCTGATTTGATTCCTCTTGTGGGGGTGCTTTTTTGTTTTCACTCTTCTTGTGGATGTCCCCTGATGGCGGTTTGGACGAATTAGAACTGCTCTATTTCTCTACTGACTTTTAAACGCTCTATTTCTTGCTGTAATTCACGTATTACCTTGCTCTGCTCAATGATCATGTTTACCAGTTCTTCTTTCGATAACTGGCCCAAACTTTCTCTCTCTACTTCTTGAGGCAGGTTTTGGTTCATATTTGTGATACTCCACCTCAACTGTCCCCTTTGTCAATACTCTGTTACCTGAATCCTTACATTCCAACGTATAATTACTCTATCTGTGAAAATTCAAAATACCAATGTCAATACCTGTTCTTGGATTAATAACTTTTATGGACGACCGCCACCAGACGCATTGATTCTAATTTTTTGGCTTTCTTGTTTAGTTTTAATTTCTTTGTAACGATTTATAGCGCAATTTAACAGTGATTATAACTGCTTGTAACTAATCCCTAAAATTTGTTTTGTCCGTTGTGGATACTTTTAGATATAATCAAAAACCACAACTAATGTTGGAAAATAGTAGATACTCAATTAAACGTTTTACCATTTTTCTTTTCCTAAGCTAATATTTTGGACAAGTCTCTTGTTTCTTCTTTAATCAAAGATGTTTTTAACTTCTGAATCAGATTATAAAGGCATAGAGCTAATCTCTAATGTGTAAGCTGATGATTTTTTAACTAAAGACTTGTGGGGTAGGACTATAGATAAATTTTGTCCATACTGCTGCCACTCCAGTTTACCTCCAACACCTAGCATCGTAATATTTGCTTTTTTCGGCAAAATTATTCCTGGAATAGTAACCTTCCCAAGCGTTGGCTCATCAAGCAATATCGCATATAATTTTCCTTTATTAGTGGTGTAACGCAGTCGAATACGTTCTGGAGTTAAATCTTCTGCTCGTATCCAATAGCGTGAGCCAAAGATTGCTTTACCATTCACATCTAGCCATTTACCCAAGCCTTCTAATCTTTCAAGCTGTACTTCGGATATTGAACCATCAGCCTTTGGGCCAATGTTCAGCAATAAATTCCCATTTTTACTAACAATATCTACAAATAAGTCAACTAGTTCATCTACCGAAATCATGTTCAAATCAGTATCATTTTGGTTATAGCCGAATGAATAACCTAAACCCCTTGTACTTTCCCATTTAAGAGGTTCTATTTGTGTGAGTTGGCTGTACTCAGGTGTGGAAAAGTCAAAGTGCAACCCTAACTGACCACCTAAATCAAAACGGTCATTCACCACACCATCGGGTACACGATTGTAAAAGTAGGCCATAATTTCATTTGCTTGCCCAATAGGGTAGCCAAGATCATTCCATAATATAGATGGCTGATAGCGGTCAATCAATTCGCGCCAATGAGCATTCGCATAATCTGCATAGGCTTTTTCCTGAATAATTGCTTCCACTAGCGTATTGAAGTCTGTGATTGTTGTATCTTTGAAAGACCAATCAAGACCACCAGAGTAATACACACCCATACGCATACCTTCTTGGCGAACAGCTTGTGTTAGTTCGCCTACAATATCGCGTGTTGCCACTCGCCCTGGCTGGTTTATAGTTTTACTAGGCCACAACAAAAAGCCATCATGATGCTTCGTTGTTAGTACAACGTATCGCGCACCCACTTTAGAAAATAATTTTGCCCATTTTGAGGGGTTCCAATTTGTTATGGCTGCATTGAATCTAGGAATAAAGTCATCATAGGTGAAGCCTTCACCATAGGTTGTACGATGGTAGTTATAGGTAGGGCTGCCCTCAAGTTTCATGGAGTTGTAATACCATTCCGAGTAAGGGTTGTTCTCAAACCAATACTCCCAACCACGCTCTGCAACAACCTTGTTCAATTCCCCAGTTAGTGGTGCATAGGCAGGTACAGAATATACCCCCCAATGGATGAAAATTCCGAGTTTCGCATCCTTGAACCAGTCTGGAACTTCATGCTTCGATAGTGATTCAGTTGTTGGCTCATAAGTTCTTTGTGCAAGAGCAACAGAAGTGAACAAGTTCAAAAATACAGTTAACGATAATGTAGCAAACAGCGCACGTACTAAAAACTTAATCATTACAAGGTTCCTTATTGACAAAGTTCTCAAACTTTAGAACGAAAATATACTTAGCAATATTAGTTGCTATTTGTATCAAGAAACACCGCATATTAAGTTTAAGCCTATCAAATAGTAAAACTAAAGCTATTTATTTCCTGAGTAATCTCTACTGATATTCAACTTAAACGCTTATGTATAGCTCATTTTTGCATTTTTGCCCGAATTTTTGTAGGCTCTTATTTTGGCAAAAGCATTGTTCAGGATACTGTATTTTCAACCATAGCCGCACCCAATTGATTTTAATTATGCAAAAAATTAAGTAGGTAGGCACCGAAATTTTCTACTATGTAACAAAATCTTAAGTTGATAATCTAGAGCTAAATTTTACACGATGTGTGTTGTGATTGTTTTTTTTTCCTCTAGCTTGAACACCATTGATGACGGCGTAAGCGAGATCTAGCTCATCATCAAATGCTTGCCCGGATAACTCATCTTTCTTGAGATGTTGCCATTCCAATTCAATTGGATTCATTTCTGAGCAATATTTCGGGAGAAAAAAGATGTACAAACCCTGACTTTCCCATTTTTTCCACAATTGTTGAACTTCTTGGCAGCGATGTATTGGCCCGTTATCTTGCACAATCACGCTGATACGTCCAGTTTCTTGGGCTTGTTTGGCTTCTTTCTCCATCATTTCTATATAAGATTTACGGTCAACACCACCGATAACTAAACCGTAAACAAAACTGATTAAAGGTTGGAGAAGCCCGATAATACTTAATCTGCGACCACGGCGTTTAGTCTGTTCTAACCGTTTTTGCTCACCTCTAAAGTAATATGTATAACTAGGTTCGCTCCACATACAGAACCCTGACTCGTCTAGGTATTTCAGGTCTATTTCACCAGTGGCAGCAGCTAATTCCAACATGTCTAGGTCTGCTTGCTTGTTTGCTCGTGCTACTGGGTCTTGTTTTCCTTTATGGCTTTTCCTTGTCCGTTTCCAATCGACCCCCTTTTTTTGAGTACCCGTCTTAATCTGTCGGCACTCATCTCAACGTTGCGTTCTGTTTTCAACTTCAAAGCTAACTGAGAACTATTGTATGTGCGTGGCTCGTTTCTGAGGCATTCTTCTAAAAATATCATGTCATCCTCAAGCCACTTTGGTTTC
This region of Nostoc sp. UHCC 0302 genomic DNA includes:
- a CDS encoding alpha-L-fucosidase, whose protein sequence is MIKFLVRALFATLSLTVFLNLFTSVALAQRTYEPTTESLSKHEVPDWFKDAKLGIFIHWGVYSVPAYAPLTGELNKVVAERGWEYWFENNPYSEWYYNSMKLEGSPTYNYHRTTYGEGFTYDDFIPRFNAAITNWNPSKWAKLFSKVGARYVVLTTKHHDGFLLWPSKTINQPGRVATRDIVGELTQAVRQEGMRMGVYYSGGLDWSFKDTTITDFNTLVEAIIQEKAYADYANAHWRELIDRYQPSILWNDLGYPIGQANEIMAYFYNRVPDGVVNDRFDLGGQLGLHFDFSTPEYSQLTQIEPLKWESTRGLGYSFGYNQNDTDLNMISVDELVDLFVDIVSKNGNLLLNIGPKADGSISEVQLERLEGLGKWLDVNGKAIFGSRYWIRAEDLTPERIRLRYTTNKGKLYAILLDEPTLGKVTIPGIILPKKANITMLGVGGKLEWQQYGQNLSIVLPHKSLVKKSSAYTLEISSMPL
- a CDS encoding IS630 family transposase (programmed frameshift), coding for MGARLRVFLTPEQDQTLLNLRKQDVPQKVKDRAEIIRLNAHGWYVEKIADHFDCHKKTVTKVLHQWQKLGTEGLWESPGRGGKPKWLEDDMIFLEECLRNEPRTYNSSQLALKLKTERNVEMSADRLRRVLKKGVDWKRTRKSHKGKQDPVARANKQADLDMLELAAATGEIDLKYLDESGFCMWSEPSYTYYFRGEQKRLEQTKRRGRRLSIIGLLQPLISFVYGLVIGGVDRKSYIEMMEKEAKQAQETGRISVIVQDNGPIHRCQEVQQLWKKWESQGLYIFFLPKYCSEMNPIELEWQHLKKDELSGQAFDDELDLAYAVINGVQARGKKNNHNTHRVKFSSRLST